One window from the genome of Thermoleophilaceae bacterium encodes:
- a CDS encoding transaldolase family protein — protein MKLFIDTGSVAEVEEIAAWGVLSGATTNPSLLAKEEGDPGDIIRRICELVGGPTSAEVVATDAREMVAEGRALAGLHEHVVVKVPFSPAGLEATRALSDDGIRVNMTLVFSAAQAVLTAEAGATYVSCFMGRVDDIAVDAGAVLAEIVEALRPGGTQAQVLAASLRHPMHAVTAARLGCEVATVPAKVLRQMLVHPLTTAGIERFAADWQTRPELAEWLHGLVQGEPVAR, from the coding sequence CCGCCTGGGGCGTGCTCTCCGGCGCCACCACCAATCCCTCGCTGCTGGCGAAGGAGGAGGGGGACCCCGGCGACATCATCCGCCGCATCTGCGAGCTCGTGGGCGGCCCGACGTCCGCCGAGGTCGTGGCCACCGACGCGCGCGAGATGGTGGCCGAGGGCCGCGCCCTCGCGGGCCTGCACGAGCACGTGGTGGTGAAGGTGCCGTTCTCGCCCGCCGGCCTCGAGGCCACCCGCGCGCTGTCGGACGACGGCATCCGCGTGAACATGACGCTCGTGTTCTCGGCGGCGCAGGCGGTGCTCACCGCCGAGGCCGGCGCCACCTACGTCTCATGCTTCATGGGCCGGGTGGACGACATCGCGGTGGACGCGGGCGCCGTGCTCGCCGAGATCGTCGAGGCGCTGCGGCCGGGCGGCACCCAGGCGCAGGTGCTCGCGGCCTCGCTGCGCCACCCGATGCACGCCGTCACGGCCGCGAGGCTCGGCTGCGAGGTGGCCACCGTCCCGGCCAAGGTGCTGCGACAGATGCTCGTGCACCCGCTCACCACGGCGGGCATCGAGCGCTTCGCCGCCGACTGGCAGACGCGGCCGGAGCTCGCGGAGTGGCTGCACGGGCTCGTGCAGGGCGAGCCCGTGGCTCGGTAG
- a CDS encoding Rho termination factor N-terminal domain-containing protein, producing MSVLARHELDQSPLADLHAIAAELGIEGFRGLRKQQLVEAVIEAQGGEPETPTAGLGSPEEPAPSAEEAETTEEELAEAEETAAAEYDVDEVEAVAADEGEDEEEEDERPRRRREPRGRGRGRDRDRDRDRDRGRDDDHDREDDPDGDRGAEEVRSGVLDVLPNGSGFMRVEPFVHSREDVYVSPAQIRRCELRAGDELAGPVRPPRRSERYPSLVRVDTVNSSPAEPPEERPRFEDLTPVFASRRLPGPDRVSGAPFGRGSRVAVGGAPGAGATTLLRELVSALAGEGDLELTVMLAGVRPEEVTEWRRGTATTVAGGGFDRPAEELAQVAGMAVERAKRVVERGRDAAIVIDSLDALPPGVARKVFGAARASEEAGTLTIIASTGTAGELQRLATTRIVLEDGGSLAAASGTIQGEKLA from the coding sequence GTGTCCGTCCTAGCCCGCCACGAACTCGACCAGAGTCCCCTCGCCGACCTCCACGCCATCGCCGCCGAGCTCGGCATCGAGGGCTTCCGCGGCCTGCGCAAGCAGCAGCTCGTCGAAGCGGTCATCGAAGCACAGGGCGGCGAGCCCGAGACCCCCACCGCCGGTCTCGGCTCGCCGGAGGAGCCGGCGCCGTCCGCCGAGGAGGCCGAGACCACGGAGGAGGAGCTCGCCGAGGCCGAGGAGACCGCGGCCGCCGAGTACGACGTGGACGAGGTGGAGGCCGTCGCGGCCGACGAGGGCGAGGATGAGGAGGAGGAGGACGAGCGGCCCCGGCGCCGGCGCGAGCCGCGCGGCAGGGGTCGCGGCCGCGACCGCGATCGCGACCGCGATCGCGATCGTGGCCGCGACGACGATCACGACCGCGAGGACGATCCCGACGGCGACCGCGGCGCCGAGGAGGTGCGCTCGGGGGTGCTCGACGTGCTCCCGAACGGCAGCGGCTTCATGCGTGTCGAGCCGTTCGTGCACTCGCGTGAGGACGTGTACGTCTCGCCCGCGCAGATCCGCCGCTGCGAGCTGCGCGCCGGCGACGAGCTGGCGGGCCCGGTGCGCCCGCCGCGGCGCTCGGAGCGCTACCCGTCGCTGGTGCGCGTCGACACGGTCAACAGCTCTCCCGCCGAGCCGCCGGAGGAGCGCCCGCGCTTCGAGGACCTCACGCCGGTGTTCGCCTCGCGGCGGCTGCCCGGCCCGGACCGCGTGTCCGGTGCCCCGTTCGGGCGCGGCTCGCGCGTGGCAGTCGGCGGCGCGCCGGGGGCGGGGGCCACCACCCTGCTGCGCGAGCTGGTGTCCGCGCTGGCCGGCGAGGGCGACCTCGAGCTCACCGTGATGCTCGCGGGCGTCCGTCCCGAGGAGGTCACCGAGTGGCGGCGCGGGACCGCCACCACGGTCGCGGGCGGCGGCTTCGACCGCCCCGCGGAGGAGCTCGCTCAGGTCGCCGGCATGGCGGTCGAGCGGGCCAAGCGCGTCGTCGAGCGCGGCCGCGACGCCGCCATCGTCATCGACTCCCTCGACGCGCTCCCGCCCGGCGTGGCCCGCAAGGTGTTCGGCGCGGCCCGGGCCAGCGAGGAGGCCGGCACGCTCACCATCATCGCCTCCACCGGTACCGCCGGGGAGCTGCAGCGGCTGGCCACCACGAGGATCGTGCTCGAGGACGGCGGCTCGCTCGCGGCAGCGTCAGGCACCATCCAGGGCGAGAAGCTGGCCTGA
- a CDS encoding response regulator transcription factor, with product MDDRSLLVVEDDEATAAFLADNLRADGFRVALASTAGEGLRAIEVRRPDLVLLDLGLGDGDGLALLDRVRTADGMASRIDPALPVIVVSGRAGELDRVRGLARGADDYLVKPFAYPELLGRVHAVLRRAGGRVGRGMLRVGELTIDPATRRVRLVGEPVQLSAKEFALLHALALDPARVYPKPDLLRDVWGYLTPGATRTVDAHACRLRRKLSGGGRSYVQNVRGVGYRLTEGG from the coding sequence ATGGACGACCGCTCGCTGCTGGTGGTGGAGGACGACGAGGCCACGGCCGCCTTCCTCGCCGACAACCTGCGGGCGGACGGCTTCCGCGTGGCCCTGGCGAGCACGGCGGGGGAGGGGCTGCGCGCCATCGAGGTGCGCCGCCCCGACCTCGTGCTGCTCGACCTCGGCCTGGGTGACGGCGACGGCCTGGCGCTGCTCGACCGGGTGCGCACGGCCGACGGGATGGCCTCGCGCATCGACCCCGCGCTGCCGGTGATAGTCGTGAGCGGCCGCGCGGGCGAGCTCGACCGCGTGCGCGGCCTGGCCCGCGGAGCCGACGACTACCTGGTCAAGCCCTTCGCCTATCCGGAGCTGCTGGGGAGAGTTCACGCCGTGCTGCGCCGCGCCGGCGGCCGCGTGGGCCGGGGGATGCTGCGCGTGGGCGAGCTCACCATCGACCCGGCCACGCGCCGGGTGCGGCTCGTCGGCGAGCCGGTGCAGCTCTCGGCCAAGGAGTTCGCCCTTCTGCACGCGCTCGCGCTGGACCCCGCCCGTGTGTATCCGAAGCCGGATCTGCTGCGCGACGTCTGGGGCTACCTCACGCCCGGGGCAACCCGCACGGTGGACGCGCACGCCTGCCGCCTGCGCCGCAAGCTCTCGGGCGGCGGCCGCAGCTACGTTCAGAACGTGCGCGGCGTGGGCTACCGGCTCACGGAGGGCGGGTGA
- a CDS encoding ATP-binding protein, whose amino-acid sequence MTLLAVSGWLAAVALAGWVLALRARIEAVARADHELRGPVAALALAGAALARAPGMRERGIAMEGQVDRLRAALADLAAARGRRGRRGRRSRVQTPPPLPLEEAVRGAAAGWAPVAEALGRRLRVDWRAGTAAAAIDRGRLAQSLGNVLANALEHGGGDVAVRAERTGAAVTIEVRDGGAGPRRGARRRSGRGRGLAIAARAAEEAGGSLTLRRDEDGASAAIELPAAS is encoded by the coding sequence GTGACGCTCCTCGCCGTCTCCGGCTGGCTCGCGGCCGTTGCGCTGGCAGGGTGGGTGCTGGCTCTGCGCGCACGGATCGAGGCGGTCGCCCGCGCGGACCACGAGCTGCGCGGCCCCGTGGCGGCGCTCGCCCTCGCGGGCGCGGCACTGGCGCGGGCTCCGGGCATGCGCGAGCGCGGCATCGCGATGGAGGGGCAGGTGGACAGGCTGCGGGCGGCGCTGGCCGACCTCGCCGCCGCCCGCGGCCGCCGTGGGCGCCGGGGCCGGCGCTCGCGCGTGCAGACGCCGCCCCCGCTGCCGCTCGAGGAGGCGGTGCGCGGCGCCGCGGCGGGATGGGCGCCCGTGGCCGAAGCGCTCGGCCGGAGGCTGCGGGTGGACTGGCGCGCCGGCACGGCCGCGGCGGCCATCGATCGCGGCAGGCTCGCCCAGTCACTCGGCAACGTCCTCGCCAACGCGCTCGAGCACGGGGGTGGCGACGTGGCGGTGCGGGCCGAGCGCACGGGTGCGGCCGTGACGATCGAGGTGCGCGACGGCGGCGCCGGACCGCGCCGCGGGGCCAGGCGCCGCAGCGGCCGCGGGCGTGGGCTCGCGATCGCCGCCCGGGCCGCCGAGGAGGCGGGCGGCAGCCTCACGCTGCGGCGGGACGAGGACGGGGCCAGCGCGGCCATCGAGCTGCCGGCCGCGTCGTGA